In Paraburkholderia terrae, the following proteins share a genomic window:
- a CDS encoding PRC-barrel domain-containing protein, translated as MLRSIKSLHGCTVAARDGDIGSVDEVYFDDEAWGVRYLVVDTGNWMHERQVLISPYSVKHMDRESGTVHVHLTRQEVRDSPNIDTHKPVSRQHETEYLLYYGYPTYWGGPNLWGMGAYPAFDVKDVSPDPASEALPRLDLDADQVPADVHLHSTNAVEGYHIEVADGSIGHVSGFIFDDVAWVIRYLTVDTRNWWPGGKEVLVATRWIDLIDWVGSTVSTRLSRDAIKNSPEYDDSVPFSRDYEKRLHEFHGRDGYW; from the coding sequence ATGTTGCGAAGCATAAAGAGTCTTCATGGATGCACCGTCGCGGCACGTGACGGCGACATCGGAAGCGTCGACGAGGTTTATTTCGATGACGAAGCTTGGGGAGTACGCTATCTCGTGGTCGACACGGGAAACTGGATGCATGAGCGGCAGGTACTGATTTCACCGTATTCGGTCAAACACATGGACCGGGAATCAGGCACCGTCCACGTGCATCTTACGCGGCAAGAGGTGCGGGACAGTCCGAACATCGATACGCATAAGCCGGTGTCGCGCCAGCATGAAACCGAGTACCTCCTTTACTACGGCTATCCGACGTACTGGGGTGGCCCAAACCTGTGGGGAATGGGGGCCTACCCCGCATTCGACGTAAAGGACGTGTCGCCAGACCCAGCATCGGAGGCTCTTCCGCGCCTCGACCTGGACGCAGATCAAGTGCCCGCGGACGTCCATCTGCACAGCACAAATGCCGTAGAGGGCTATCACATCGAGGTGGCCGATGGCAGCATAGGTCACGTCTCCGGTTTCATCTTCGACGATGTTGCATGGGTCATTCGCTATCTGACCGTCGATACGCGAAACTGGTGGCCGGGTGGCAAGGAGGTACTGGTGGCAACACGGTGGATCGACCTGATCGACTGGGTCGGCTCTACCGTTTCTACCAGACTCAGTCGCGATGCGATCAAGAATAGCCCCGAGTACGACGACTCCGTCCCGTTCAGCCGCGATTACGAGAAGAGACTCCATGAGTTTCATGGCAGGGACGGATACTGGTGA
- a CDS encoding DUF3096 domain-containing protein has translation MHILTNAGPLVSLIAGILILVVPRLLNYIVAIYLIVIGLLGLFGGHLR, from the coding sequence ATGCACATTCTCACGAACGCGGGCCCGCTGGTTTCGCTGATCGCCGGCATTCTGATTCTTGTGGTGCCTCGCCTGTTGAATTACATCGTTGCGATCTACCTGATCGTCATCGGACTGCTCGGTCTGTTCGGAGGACATCTCCGCTGA
- a CDS encoding NRAMP family divalent metal transporter: MASSTKVDIEVDSQADSWFAKLGPGLITGAADDDPSGIATYSQAGAQFGFNMLWTVLLTYPLMVAIQVVSARIGRVSGHGLATNLRRHYPRWLLYGTVVLLLGANTINIAADLTAMGAAVNLLIGGPTHAYTVGLGVFSLALQVFVPYRGYVRVLKWLTLALFAYVGVIFAVQIPWTTVALRTVLPHGSWSAGYITTVVAVFGTTISPYLFFWQASQEVEELHAKKGQQALTKMPSQGPANLSRIRLDTSIGMAFSNLVAFFIMLTTAVTLHAHHITDIQTSAQAASALKPIAGQFAFLLFSLGIIGTGLLALPVLAGSAAYAMAGTFRWKNSLALEPQLAKRFYGIIVLATIVGLALDFTSIDPIRALFWSAVINGVTAVPIMVLMMLMASNPKVMGTFVTPMPLRMLGWLSTGVMAAAVIAMFVFI, from the coding sequence ATGGCTTCGTCTACAAAAGTCGATATCGAGGTCGATAGTCAGGCCGATTCATGGTTTGCGAAGCTCGGACCTGGACTCATCACCGGTGCAGCTGACGACGACCCGAGCGGTATCGCCACCTATTCGCAGGCGGGTGCGCAATTCGGCTTCAACATGCTGTGGACCGTCCTGCTGACGTATCCGCTAATGGTCGCCATTCAGGTCGTGAGCGCCAGGATCGGCCGGGTGAGTGGCCATGGTCTGGCGACGAATCTGCGACGCCATTATCCGCGGTGGCTGCTGTACGGCACCGTCGTCCTCCTGCTGGGGGCGAACACAATCAATATTGCAGCCGACCTGACAGCCATGGGCGCGGCCGTCAATCTGCTCATCGGCGGCCCTACGCACGCATACACGGTCGGATTGGGTGTGTTTTCGCTCGCGTTGCAGGTGTTCGTGCCGTACCGCGGGTATGTCCGCGTGCTCAAGTGGCTCACCCTGGCACTGTTCGCCTACGTCGGCGTGATCTTCGCGGTCCAGATCCCATGGACGACCGTGGCCCTGCGCACCGTACTTCCGCACGGCTCGTGGAGCGCAGGCTACATCACGACGGTGGTCGCCGTGTTCGGGACCACCATCAGCCCGTATCTGTTCTTCTGGCAGGCCTCGCAGGAGGTCGAGGAACTGCATGCGAAGAAAGGACAGCAGGCGCTCACCAAAATGCCGTCGCAGGGGCCAGCAAATCTGAGCCGCATCCGCCTGGATACGTCGATCGGTATGGCGTTTTCCAATCTCGTTGCGTTTTTCATCATGCTCACTACTGCGGTCACGCTGCATGCCCACCACATCACCGATATCCAGACTTCGGCGCAGGCTGCCTCCGCGCTGAAACCGATCGCCGGCCAGTTCGCGTTCCTGCTCTTCAGCCTCGGCATCATCGGCACGGGGCTGCTCGCGCTGCCCGTGCTGGCTGGATCGGCCGCATACGCGATGGCCGGCACCTTCCGGTGGAAGAACAGCCTCGCGCTCGAACCGCAACTGGCGAAACGGTTCTACGGGATCATCGTGCTCGCGACGATCGTGGGCCTCGCGCTCGACTTTACATCGATCGACCCGATCAGGGCGCTGTTCTGGAGTGCCGTCATCAATGGCGTCACAGCGGTGCCGATCATGGTGCTGATGATGCTGATGGCGTCGAATCCGAAGGTCATGGGCACCTTCGTCACGCCCATGCCGCTGCGGATGCTCGGATGGCTTTCAACCGGTGTGATGGCCGCCGCCGTGATTGCGATGTTCGTTTTCATCTGA
- a CDS encoding hemolysin III family protein, whose product MILLFAASALFHGLPAGCLKRLFMKLDYCAIYLFIAGSLTPFALDVLSDHRGTVWHLFEPAGSRLPKFVAIAW is encoded by the coding sequence ATGATCCTGCTGTTTGCCGCGTCCGCGCTCTTTCACGGCTTGCCCGCCGGGTGCCTTAAGCGGCTTTTCATGAAGCTCGACTACTGCGCGATTTATCTCTTCATCGCCGGTAGCCTCACGCCTTTTGCCCTCGACGTCCTGTCCGATCATAGGGGTACGGTCTGGCATCTGTTTGAACCGGCGGGTTCACGCCTGCCAAAATTTGTCGCAATCGCATGGTAG
- a CDS encoding sensor histidine kinase, which translates to MMHVFLANNRQELIERCRAKVAQRPARAATTQQLQNGVPLFLDQLIRTLQMEQTSEPMDSRRISGPSGGGVSLSEIGQAAAQHGRELMALGFSVDQVVHDYGDLCQAVTDLAYERDAPFQIDEFRTLNRCLDNAIADAVTEFSYQRDFVVADRQAIEVHVRLGFFAHELRNLLQTATLAFTAAKTGNLSLSGATGAVLERSLNGLRDLIAQSLDEVRTATGVSAQSRTFPVGDFIAEVKRAADLAAQVRGCMLKVSAVDPRLAISGDRDQLYSALGNLLQNAFKFTHPHSEVTLDTYAVSDRILIDVKDQCGGLPPGDAERMFLPFTQNGEDRTGLGLGLSIARRSVEANNGTLSVRDVPGTGCVFTISLPRYATAAS; encoded by the coding sequence ATGATGCACGTTTTTCTGGCCAACAATCGCCAGGAGTTGATCGAACGGTGCCGGGCAAAAGTTGCGCAGAGGCCCGCCCGGGCAGCGACCACCCAGCAGCTCCAGAATGGCGTGCCGCTGTTCCTGGACCAGCTCATCCGGACGCTGCAGATGGAACAGACATCGGAGCCGATGGATAGCCGCAGGATTTCAGGGCCTTCGGGCGGCGGGGTGTCGTTATCCGAAATTGGCCAGGCTGCTGCCCAACATGGGCGGGAATTGATGGCGCTCGGGTTTTCGGTCGACCAGGTCGTACACGACTATGGCGACCTCTGCCAGGCGGTGACCGACCTGGCTTACGAGCGCGATGCGCCGTTTCAGATCGACGAATTTCGCACCCTCAACCGCTGTCTGGACAACGCAATAGCCGACGCGGTCACTGAATTCAGCTACCAGCGGGATTTTGTCGTGGCCGACCGGCAGGCCATTGAGGTGCATGTACGGCTGGGATTCTTCGCCCACGAATTGCGTAACCTGCTGCAGACTGCCACGCTCGCGTTCACCGCAGCCAAAACCGGCAACCTGAGTCTGTCCGGCGCCACGGGGGCGGTGCTCGAGCGAAGCCTGAACGGGCTCCGCGATCTGATCGCGCAATCCCTGGATGAGGTCCGGACAGCAACGGGTGTCTCAGCGCAATCCAGAACGTTTCCGGTCGGTGACTTCATTGCGGAAGTCAAACGGGCCGCGGACCTTGCGGCCCAGGTTCGCGGATGTATGTTGAAAGTGTCCGCGGTGGACCCGCGACTTGCCATCAGTGGTGATCGTGACCAGCTTTACTCGGCGTTGGGGAATCTGCTGCAGAACGCGTTCAAGTTCACACACCCTCACAGCGAGGTGACGCTTGACACGTATGCCGTGTCCGATCGCATCCTGATCGATGTGAAGGATCAATGTGGCGGTCTTCCGCCTGGCGATGCGGAACGGATGTTCCTGCCTTTCACCCAGAACGGCGAGGACCGAACCGGCCTTGGCCTGGGACTGTCTATCGCGCGGCGCAGCGTCGAGGCTAATAACGGAACTCTGAGCGTGCGCGATGTACCCGGCACAGGCTGCGTATTCACGATCAGCCTGCCCCGGTATGCCACAGCGGCAAGCTAG